In one window of Bos taurus isolate L1 Dominette 01449 registration number 42190680 breed Hereford chromosome 15, ARS-UCD2.0, whole genome shotgun sequence DNA:
- the KCNA4 gene encoding potassium voltage-gated channel subfamily A member 4 (The RefSeq protein has 1 substitution compared to this genomic sequence) yields MEVAMVSAESSGCNSHMPYGYAAQARARERERLAHSRAAAAAAVAAATAAVEGGGGSGGGAQHHHHPSRGACTSHDPQSGRGSRRRRRPHPEKKKVHHRQSSFPHCSDLMPSGSEEKILRDLSEEDEEEDDEEDEEEEGRFYYSEEDHGEECSYTDLLAQDDGGGGGGGSGGGGYSSVRYSDCCERVVINVSGLRFETQMKTLAQFPETLLGDPEKRTQYFDPLRNEYFFDRNRPSFDAILYYYQSGGRLKRPVNVPFDIFTEEVKFYQLGEEALLKFREDEGFVREEEDRALPENEFKKQIWLLFEYPESSSPARGIAIVSVLVILISIVIFCLETLPEFRDDRDLIMALSTGGHGGLLNDTSAPHPENSGHTIFNDPFFIVETVCIVWFSFEFVVRCFACPSQALFFKNIMNIIDIVSILPYFITLGTDLAQQQGGGNGQQQQAMSFAILRIIRLVRVFRIFKLSRHSKGLQILGHTLRASMRELGLLIFFLFIGVILFSSAVYFAEADEPTTHFQSIPDAFWWAVVTMTTVGYGDMKPITVGGKIVGSLCAIAGVLTIALPVPVIVSNFNYFYHRETENEEQTQLTQNAVSCPYLPSNLLKKFRSSTSSSLGDKSEYLEMEEGVKESLCAKEKCQGKGDDSETDKNNVSNAKAVETDV; encoded by the coding sequence ATGGAGGTTGCAATGGTGAGTGCTGAGAGCTCAGGGTGCAACAGTCACATGCCTTATGGTTACGCGGCTCAGGCCCGGGCGCGGGAGCGCGAGAGGCTGGCTCACTCGAGGGCGGCTGCGGCTGCCGCGGTGGCCGCGGCCACTGCTGCGGTGGAAGGCGGTGGGGGCTCTGGAGGGGGTgcccaacaccaccaccacccatcgCGCGGGGCCTGCACCTCCCACGACCCCCAGAGCGGCCGGGGAAGTCGGAGGAGGCGGCGACCGCACCCGGAGAAGAAGAAAGTCCACCACCGGCAGAGCAGCTTCCCTCACTGCTCCGACCTGATGCCCAGTGGCTCGGAGGAGAAGATCCTGCGGGATCTGAGTGAGGAGGACGAAGAGGAGGACGACGAGGAGGAcgaggaagaggagggaaggtTTTATTACAGCGAGGAGGACCATGGGGAGGAGTGTTCCTACACCGACCTGCTGGCGCAGGACGATGggggcggcggtggcggcggcagcggcggcggcggctacAGCTCTGTCCGCTACAGCGACTGCTGTGAACGCGTGGTGATCAATGTCTCGGGTCTGCGCTTCGAGACCCAGATGAAAACCCTGGCCCAGTTTCCCGAGACTTTGCTGGGGGACCCTGAGAAGAGGACTCAGTATTTCGACCCTCTGCGCAACGAGTATTTTTTCGACAGGAACAGGCCTAGCTTTGATGCCATCTTATATTATTACCAGTCAGGGGGCCGCCTGAAGAGGCCAGTCAACGTCCCCTTTGATATCTTCACTGAGGAGGTGAAGTTCTACCAGCTGGGGGAGGAGGCCCTGCTCAAGTTTCGGGAGGATGAGGGCTTTGTGAgagaggaggaggacagggccTTGCCGGAGAACGAATTTAAGAAGCAGATCTGGCTGCTCTTTGAGTATCCGGAGAGCTCCAGTCCAGCGAGGGGCATAGCCATTGTCTCCGTCCTGGTTATCCTCATCTCCATCGTCATCTTCTGCTTGGAAACCTTGCCGGAGTTTCGGGACGACAGGGATCTCATCATGGCCCTGAGCACGGGCGGGCACGGTGGGTTGTTGAACGACACGTCGGCTCCCCACCCGGAGAACTCAGGGCACACGATCTTCAACGACCCCTTCTTCATCGTGGAGACAGTGTGCATCGTGTGGTTTTCTTTCGAGTTTGTGGTTCGCTGCTTTGCTTGTCCCAGCCAAGCCCTCTTCTTCAAAAACATCATGAACATCATTGACATCGTCTCCATTTTGCCTTACTTCATCACGCTGGGCACGGATCTGGCCCAGCAGCAGGGGGGTGGCAacgggcagcagcagcaggccatgtCCTTTGCCATTCTCAGGATCATCCGTCTGGTCCGAGTATTCCGGATCTTCAAGCTCTCCAGACACTCCAAAGGCCTGCAGATCCTGGGCCACACGCTCCGAGCCAGCATGCGCGAACTAGGCCTCCTGATCTTCTTCCTCTTCATCGGGGTCATCCTCTTCTCCAGCGCTGTGTATTTCGCGGAGGCAGATGAGCCGACCACCCACTTCCAAAGCATCCCCGATGCATTTTGGTGGGCTGTGGTGACCATGACAACCGTGGGCTATGGGGACATGAAGCCCATCACGGTGGGGGGCAAGATTGTAGGGTCTCTGTGTGCCATTGCAGGTGTCTTAACCATCGCTCTGCCCGTGCCAGTGATTGTCTCTAACTTTAACTATTTCTACCACAGAGAGACTGAAAATGAGGAACAGACACAGCTCACACAGAATGCAGTCAGTTGCCCATACCTCCCTTCTAATTTGCTGAAGAAATTTCGGAGCTCTACTTCTTCTTCCCTGGGGGACAAGTCAGAGTATCTAGAGATGGAAGAAGGAGTTAAGGAATCTCTCTGTGCAAAGGAGAAGTGTCAGGGAAAGGGGGATGACAGTGAGACAGATAAAAACAACTGTTCTAATGCGAAGGCTGTGGAGACCGACGTGTGA